A stretch of the Glutamicibacter sp. JL.03c genome encodes the following:
- a CDS encoding universal stress protein has translation MKLLVGYTADERGAEAIELASALVSGYPEGSLRIAIVLPAAAPFNAVYPGGDHGYSSILSAQVDQWAEHALALVPAGIKASVVARSLPSIAEGLIALAQEHQADGIVLGGRKRHRAGFFLPGAIANALLHSSPVPVYMSSPAAMETLRSADGKLTRITAFVGDRPGAKGVIEHSARLAAGGAVPLRVVTLVLPFDVQDPERDLQAHVESTSAELRELAGSMDLEASIDVVVGRSLDEAAGQLSWQAGDLALFGSARLAADRRLFIGPKAQRILGKLSVPLGVIAHPGPRN, from the coding sequence ATGAAACTGCTCGTAGGCTACACCGCGGATGAGCGGGGCGCCGAGGCCATCGAATTGGCCAGCGCACTGGTGTCGGGATACCCCGAAGGGTCCTTGCGGATCGCCATCGTGCTGCCTGCAGCTGCACCGTTCAACGCGGTCTACCCGGGCGGGGACCACGGATACTCCAGTATCCTCTCCGCCCAGGTCGACCAGTGGGCTGAACACGCACTGGCCTTGGTTCCAGCCGGGATCAAGGCCAGCGTAGTGGCCCGCTCGCTGCCCTCGATAGCCGAAGGGCTGATCGCCCTCGCCCAGGAACACCAGGCTGATGGCATTGTGCTCGGCGGACGCAAACGCCACCGCGCCGGATTCTTCCTGCCCGGCGCGATTGCCAACGCGCTGCTGCACTCCTCGCCGGTCCCGGTCTACATGTCCTCGCCCGCGGCAATGGAGACCCTGAGGTCAGCGGACGGCAAGCTGACGAGGATCACCGCATTCGTAGGGGATCGCCCCGGAGCGAAGGGTGTCATCGAGCATTCTGCGCGGCTGGCTGCCGGCGGTGCAGTGCCCCTGCGCGTGGTGACGCTGGTCTTGCCCTTCGACGTCCAGGATCCGGAACGAGACCTGCAGGCGCACGTGGAAAGCACCAGCGCGGAACTGCGCGAACTGGCTGGTTCCATGGATCTCGAGGCCAGCATCGACGTGGTGGTGGGACGCAGCCTGGATGAAGCCGCCGGGCAACTCTCCTGGCAGGCCGGCGACCTGGCCCTGTTCGGGTCGGCCAGGCTGGCAGCTGACCGCCGGCTCTTCATCGGTCCCAAGGCGCAACGCATCCTCGGCAAGCTCTCTGTGCCCCTCGGAGTCATTGCGCATCCTGGACCGCGCAACTAG
- a CDS encoding LapA family protein, with protein MSGKERKPRRFALIPRQWAAIALVIVALVFILQNLTYVRVEFFLIHTAAPLWLVLLVTLAAGYAIGWFSKRRD; from the coding sequence ATGAGTGGAAAGGAACGCAAGCCGCGGCGCTTCGCTTTGATTCCCCGGCAGTGGGCAGCCATCGCCCTGGTGATCGTAGCGCTGGTTTTCATCTTGCAGAATCTGACCTACGTGCGCGTGGAGTTCTTCCTCATCCACACAGCTGCGCCGCTGTGGCTGGTCCTGCTGGTGACCCTGGCGGCAGGCTACGCCATTGGCTGGTTCTCAAAACGGAGAGACTAG
- a CDS encoding N-acetylglucosamine kinase — translation MQLPMMAVDGGQTGTKIRAVDESGSSREVTGPGIRTDEPLLAQVAGAVRQAMESTSLAPRVIAVGLSGLTRAQHDAAALRDELAVAGVQRVLLAHDSLTSYLGALGSGPGAVIAAGTGVVALGVGREAVARVDGWGHIMGDAGSGYWIGRRALDAVMRAHDGRGADTLLSGAVREHWPELDEAYIQLQSSPGMVSEVASLARAVARWAGSDRIAAQISRDAARELAFSAVTAAHRAHAAEDGSCRIAAMGGVFGNQVLRAEFARQLQALDPSVDLVPAAGSGLDGAQLLASLTTDHALWPMIRVS, via the coding sequence ATGCAATTGCCAATGATGGCCGTGGATGGCGGCCAAACCGGGACGAAAATCCGTGCTGTGGACGAGAGCGGGAGCAGCCGCGAAGTCACCGGGCCGGGGATCCGCACCGATGAGCCGCTGCTTGCCCAGGTGGCCGGCGCGGTGCGCCAGGCGATGGAATCCACTTCGCTCGCCCCGCGGGTGATCGCCGTTGGGCTCTCCGGGCTGACGCGGGCGCAGCACGATGCGGCCGCGCTGCGAGATGAGCTGGCGGTGGCCGGGGTCCAGCGGGTGCTGCTGGCCCACGATTCGCTGACCTCCTATCTCGGCGCGCTGGGCAGCGGTCCCGGCGCAGTGATTGCTGCTGGCACCGGCGTGGTCGCCCTGGGTGTGGGCCGCGAGGCCGTGGCCCGGGTCGATGGCTGGGGCCACATCATGGGGGATGCCGGCAGCGGGTACTGGATCGGGCGCCGGGCGCTGGACGCGGTGATGCGCGCCCATGACGGACGCGGAGCGGACACCTTGCTCAGCGGCGCCGTGCGCGAGCACTGGCCAGAGCTCGATGAAGCCTATATCCAGCTGCAGTCCTCGCCCGGCATGGTCAGCGAGGTGGCCTCCCTGGCGCGGGCGGTGGCCCGCTGGGCCGGCAGCGACCGGATTGCCGCGCAGATCAGCCGCGATGCGGCCCGGGAGCTGGCTTTCAGCGCGGTCACCGCGGCGCACCGCGCCCACGCGGCAGAAGATGGCTCGTGCCGGATCGCCGCGATGGGCGGGGTGTTCGGCAACCAGGTGCTGCGCGCGGAGTTCGCTCGCCAGCTGCAGGCGTTGGATCCATCCGTGGACCTGGTCCCGGCGGCCGGCAGCGGACTGGACGGGGCGCAGCTGCTCGCCTCGCTGACCACAGACCATGCGCTGTGGCCGATGATCCGCGTGAGCTAG
- a CDS encoding flavin monoamine oxidase family protein yields MEHLERDVVVIGAGPSGLTAAYELNKAGKSVAVLEARDRVGGRTWTDVMDGATIEIGGQWISPDQTGLYSLIEELGIETFERYKQGKSVYRTEAGESIIYEGDDFPVAESTVAEMNKLIELMNQLAAQMNPDKPWEHPRAAELDTISFHHFLRSNSDDETACNNIGLFIAGGMLTKPAHAFSALQAVLMASSAGSFDNLVDEDFILDRRMKTSMQGVSIEVSKRLPEGSVYLNNPVLKLEWSEEGVVAHGSDVTVKAKKVVLAVPPNLYSRISYFPPLPRWQQITHQHQSMGLVIKVHAVYDTPFWREEGLSGTCFGPNHLVQEVYDNTFDGEETGTLVGFISDVEADKVWSLASDEERKDVVLKAMAEFLGEKTLDPKVFYLSDFGSEEWTRGAYATSYDLGGLHRFGPTQNDNVGPIFFSSSDLAGEGFQHVDGAVRMGRRSAARIIAELDGTSYDENYDGVQTLTAVDDKISA; encoded by the coding sequence ATGGAACATCTGGAACGCGACGTAGTAGTCATCGGTGCCGGCCCATCGGGTCTGACCGCAGCCTACGAGCTGAACAAGGCAGGCAAATCCGTTGCCGTGCTCGAAGCCCGCGACCGCGTCGGCGGACGCACCTGGACCGACGTCATGGACGGGGCCACCATCGAAATCGGAGGCCAATGGATCAGCCCTGACCAGACCGGCCTGTACTCGCTGATCGAAGAGCTGGGCATCGAGACCTTCGAGCGCTACAAGCAAGGCAAGAGCGTCTACCGCACCGAAGCCGGCGAATCGATCATCTACGAGGGCGACGACTTCCCGGTGGCAGAGTCCACCGTGGCCGAAATGAACAAGCTGATCGAGCTGATGAACCAGCTGGCAGCTCAAATGAACCCGGACAAGCCATGGGAGCACCCGCGCGCGGCGGAACTGGACACCATCTCCTTCCATCACTTCCTGCGCAGCAACTCCGATGACGAGACCGCCTGCAACAACATCGGCCTGTTCATCGCCGGCGGCATGCTCACCAAGCCAGCCCATGCCTTCTCCGCGTTGCAGGCAGTGCTCATGGCCTCGTCAGCAGGCTCCTTCGACAACCTGGTCGATGAAGACTTCATCCTTGACCGCCGCATGAAGACCTCCATGCAGGGCGTCTCCATCGAGGTCTCCAAGCGCCTGCCAGAAGGCTCGGTGTACCTGAACAACCCAGTGCTGAAGCTGGAATGGAGCGAAGAAGGAGTTGTGGCCCACGGCAGCGATGTCACCGTGAAGGCCAAGAAGGTTGTTCTTGCGGTGCCGCCGAACCTGTACAGCCGCATCAGCTACTTCCCGCCGTTGCCGCGGTGGCAGCAGATCACCCACCAGCACCAGTCCATGGGCCTTGTCATCAAGGTGCACGCGGTCTACGACACCCCGTTCTGGCGCGAAGAAGGGCTCTCGGGGACCTGCTTTGGTCCGAACCACCTGGTCCAGGAAGTCTACGACAACACCTTCGACGGGGAAGAGACCGGCACCCTGGTCGGCTTCATTTCCGACGTGGAAGCCGACAAGGTCTGGTCGCTGGCATCGGACGAAGAGCGCAAGGACGTCGTGCTCAAGGCCATGGCCGAGTTCCTGGGCGAGAAGACCCTGGATCCCAAGGTCTTCTACCTTTCGGACTTCGGCTCCGAAGAGTGGACCCGAGGAGCCTACGCCACCAGCTACGACCTGGGCGGACTGCACCGTTTCGGCCCGACCCAGAACGATAATGTCGGCCCGATCTTCTTCAGCTCCTCGGATTTGGCGGGCGAAGGCTTCCAGCATGTTGACGGCGCAGTGCGCATGGGCCGCCGCTCCGCGGCGCGCATCATCGCAGAGCTCGATGGCACCAGCTACGACGAAAACTACGACGGCGTGCAGACCCTGACCGCGGTCGACGACAAGATCAGCGCGTAG
- a CDS encoding NAD(P)/FAD-dependent oxidoreductase has translation MPSVHIIGGGVAGYTLARELVRQHYAGTIIISEPQGLPYDRPPLSKSLQIEPFVPAAWYAEHGIELRQEKIAQLPLPAAPDDWVVLATGTTPELLEVPGAGHARTLHTAADAAALAQALDDSMFGLEVLVIGAGLIGAEFASTASMLGAQVTLVSNSEAPLAPVLGHELAAQLHADHGQRGIRTITGTVERIAADHVLVDGQRLEAEVILSAIGVRPDTALASALGLEVDDGILVDAQQRALGHRQVLAIGDAARHQGARRTVHWEAAMEDAAQAAATILGAAPVQRSVPWFWTDRHEMHVETVGDFRQAASTVLRRNRRGKLQAVFGLDAHGVLVAASMVDGGLMAKAVKRLVARGSAPSIEHLEDPSVGPRELGRSD, from the coding sequence ATGCCTTCGGTCCATATCATCGGCGGCGGCGTGGCCGGCTACACGCTGGCGAGGGAACTGGTGCGCCAGCACTACGCCGGCACCATCATCATCAGCGAGCCCCAGGGCCTGCCCTATGACCGGCCGCCGCTGAGCAAATCGCTGCAGATCGAGCCCTTCGTCCCGGCCGCCTGGTACGCCGAGCACGGCATCGAGCTGCGGCAGGAGAAGATCGCGCAGCTGCCCTTGCCTGCCGCACCGGACGACTGGGTCGTGCTGGCCACCGGCACCACCCCGGAGCTGCTGGAGGTTCCCGGAGCAGGGCATGCGCGCACGCTGCACACCGCAGCGGATGCCGCCGCGCTGGCCCAGGCACTGGATGACTCGATGTTCGGGCTGGAAGTCCTGGTCATCGGGGCGGGGCTGATCGGAGCAGAATTCGCTTCCACTGCCAGCATGCTCGGCGCGCAGGTGACCCTCGTATCCAACTCCGAGGCCCCGCTGGCGCCGGTCCTCGGCCACGAGCTCGCCGCGCAATTGCATGCAGATCATGGACAGCGGGGGATCAGGACCATCACCGGAACCGTGGAACGCATTGCAGCGGACCACGTCCTGGTTGATGGCCAGCGCCTCGAGGCCGAGGTGATCCTCAGCGCGATCGGGGTGCGCCCGGACACCGCGCTGGCCTCCGCCCTGGGGCTCGAGGTGGATGACGGAATCCTTGTCGATGCCCAGCAACGCGCGCTGGGCCACCGCCAGGTCCTGGCCATCGGCGATGCCGCCCGGCACCAGGGCGCTCGCCGAACAGTGCACTGGGAAGCGGCGATGGAAGATGCCGCCCAGGCGGCGGCCACGATCCTGGGGGCCGCCCCGGTGCAGCGTTCGGTGCCCTGGTTCTGGACGGACCGACACGAGATGCATGTGGAAACCGTGGGGGACTTCCGCCAGGCGGCTTCCACCGTGCTGCGGCGCAACCGCCGCGGCAAGCTCCAAGCCGTATTCGGCCTGGATGCCCACGGCGTGCTGGTGGCAGCCAGCATGGTTGACGGGGGCCTGATGGCCAAGGCTGTCAAGCGCCTGGTCGCGCGGGGCTCCGCACCGAGCATCGAGCACCTGGAAGACCCGAGCGTGGGTCCTCGCGAACTAGGACGGAGCGATTGA
- a CDS encoding MFS transporter, whose translation MNTAEPAKLPLALQAPTLRVSRGWIAAVVTVHIGINVGFFAPIQVLLGLHAEQLDASQKGAILSLVTGVGAAVSLVANPLFGALSDRSTSRFGRRIPWVFCGTICGALALLLMSTAHTVGLLVLGWALMQAAGNAAVAAIFAAIPDRVPVEQRGVVGGLVALGQTCGSLIGAVIGMVAAGNLVFGYALVALAVALCAVPFVLMRQDTPLPKGALEPLTPLQFARSFWINPLKHKDFGWAWLTRFLLYLGSQLCLVYLLYFLQDAIGHPEPAQGVLVLTAIYAFCVIFSSVISGKLSDRDGRRKKYVIISSVIVAAAAGVMAMSSTFTMAIIAAVLLGLGFGAYLAVDFALLTQVLPTADSRGKDLGMINIANSLPQVVAPLVAWLAVTWLGGYPTLFLCSVAVSLLGAVLVRKIKSVP comes from the coding sequence ATGAACACCGCTGAACCAGCGAAGCTCCCACTGGCGCTGCAGGCGCCCACCCTACGGGTCAGCCGCGGCTGGATCGCCGCCGTGGTCACCGTCCATATCGGCATCAACGTCGGGTTCTTCGCGCCGATCCAGGTACTGCTTGGGCTGCATGCCGAGCAGCTTGATGCCAGCCAGAAGGGGGCCATCCTCTCGCTGGTCACCGGGGTGGGCGCCGCGGTCTCGCTGGTGGCGAACCCGCTCTTTGGCGCCCTGAGCGACCGGAGCACCTCAAGGTTCGGGCGCCGCATTCCATGGGTGTTCTGCGGAACCATCTGCGGCGCGCTGGCGCTGCTGCTGATGTCCACCGCGCATACCGTTGGGCTTCTGGTCCTTGGCTGGGCGCTGATGCAGGCCGCGGGAAATGCCGCGGTGGCAGCCATTTTCGCGGCGATACCGGATCGAGTGCCCGTCGAGCAGCGCGGAGTGGTCGGCGGACTCGTCGCCTTGGGCCAGACCTGCGGCTCGCTGATCGGTGCCGTGATCGGCATGGTGGCCGCGGGCAATCTGGTGTTCGGGTATGCGCTCGTTGCCTTGGCCGTGGCACTATGCGCGGTGCCCTTCGTGCTGATGCGCCAGGACACCCCTTTGCCCAAGGGCGCACTGGAACCGCTCACGCCCCTGCAATTCGCACGCAGTTTCTGGATCAATCCGCTCAAGCACAAGGACTTCGGGTGGGCGTGGCTGACCCGATTCCTGCTGTACCTCGGAAGCCAACTGTGCCTGGTGTATCTCCTGTACTTCCTGCAGGATGCCATCGGCCATCCTGAACCCGCCCAGGGCGTGCTGGTGCTGACGGCGATCTATGCCTTCTGTGTCATCTTCTCCTCCGTCATCTCCGGCAAGCTCTCGGACCGGGACGGGCGCCGCAAGAAGTACGTCATCATCTCCTCGGTGATTGTTGCCGCGGCCGCTGGCGTGATGGCCATGTCCTCGACCTTCACCATGGCCATTATCGCCGCGGTGCTCCTGGGGCTTGGATTCGGGGCCTACCTTGCCGTGGATTTCGCGTTGCTCACCCAGGTGCTGCCGACCGCTGATTCGCGAGGCAAGGATCTGGGCATGATCAATATCGCCAATTCCCTGCCCCAGGTAGTGGCACCACTCGTCGCGTGGCTGGCAGTGACCTGGCTTGGCGGCTATCCCACCCTGTTCCTGTGCTCGGTGGCGGTGAGCTTGCTAGGGGCGGTGCTGGTGCGCAAGATCAAGAGCGTGCCATGA
- a CDS encoding ABC transporter ATP-binding protein has translation MHTTNPAAPAADTVLDVKDVSKTFHVAGGRELKALDGISLSVERGQTLGLVGESGCGKSTLARTLMMLETPDSGTISFDGQDPFGLKGRELLRWRRRVQMVFQDPFASLNARMTAGQIITEPFATHKDLYPGSAARNQRLGELMDLVGLRRTDAAKSPQEFSGGQRQRIGIARALALNPDLIILDEPVSALDLSVQAQVLNLLNELQQRLGVSYIFISHDLSVVRHVTDRVAVMYLGRIIETGTTEQVFDAPMHPYTASLMSASPKLDPAQRPAERIVLAGELPSPLDPPSGCRFRTRCWKAQPICSAQQPGEQVRGQDGAISLGMPGRAGEADLQSALCHFPVANAREAGLVPAGA, from the coding sequence ATGCATACCACGAACCCTGCCGCGCCAGCGGCCGACACCGTCCTGGACGTCAAGGACGTTTCCAAGACCTTCCATGTGGCTGGCGGGCGCGAGCTCAAAGCCCTGGACGGCATCAGCCTGAGCGTCGAGCGCGGGCAGACGCTGGGCCTGGTGGGCGAATCCGGGTGCGGCAAGTCGACCCTGGCCCGCACGCTGATGATGCTCGAGACCCCGGATTCCGGCACGATCTCCTTCGACGGGCAGGATCCCTTCGGGCTCAAGGGCCGGGAGCTGCTGCGCTGGCGCCGGCGGGTGCAGATGGTCTTCCAGGACCCGTTCGCCTCGCTGAACGCGCGGATGACCGCGGGGCAGATCATCACCGAGCCCTTTGCCACGCATAAGGACCTGTACCCCGGGTCGGCGGCCCGCAACCAGCGGCTGGGCGAGCTGATGGACCTGGTCGGGCTGCGGCGCACCGATGCGGCCAAATCACCGCAGGAATTCTCCGGCGGCCAGCGCCAGCGCATCGGCATCGCCCGGGCGCTGGCACTGAATCCGGATTTGATCATCCTCGACGAGCCGGTCTCGGCGCTGGACCTCTCGGTGCAGGCCCAGGTCCTGAACCTGCTCAATGAGCTGCAGCAGCGGCTGGGCGTGTCCTACATCTTCATCTCCCATGATCTGTCGGTAGTCCGCCACGTCACCGACCGGGTGGCCGTGATGTACCTGGGCCGCATCATCGAGACCGGCACCACCGAGCAGGTCTTCGACGCGCCCATGCACCCCTACACCGCCTCGCTCATGTCCGCCTCCCCGAAATTGGATCCTGCTCAGCGTCCCGCCGAGCGCATCGTCCTGGCCGGCGAGCTGCCTTCGCCGCTGGATCCGCCTTCCGGCTGCCGGTTCCGCACCCGCTGCTGGAAAGCCCAGCCGATTTGCTCGGCACAGCAGCCCGGCGAGCAGGTGCGCGGGCAGGACGGGGCGATCAGCCTGGGCATGCCCGGCCGGGCCGGGGAGGCGGACCTGCAAAGCGCGCTATGCCACTTCCCGGTGGCCAATGCACGGGAGGCGGGCCTGGTTCCGGCCGGAGCCTAG
- a CDS encoding Lrp/AsnC family transcriptional regulator — MSLNLSKRENRTVQLDEIDRRLLALLSKNSRRTNNSLAEELGIAASTCLARLNALRDSGVITRFTIEVDPQVLGRELEALIFVKIRPGARHLMANFASEMKTKPGVRQLFFLGGADDFVLHVAVRNSADVRQFVLDNLSANPAVATTQTSLVFEHGQGHGEF; from the coding sequence ATGTCGTTGAATCTATCGAAGCGCGAGAACCGCACCGTGCAACTCGATGAGATTGATCGCAGGCTCCTGGCATTGCTCAGCAAGAATTCTCGGCGGACCAATAATTCGCTGGCTGAAGAGCTGGGGATTGCGGCCTCGACATGCCTGGCGCGCTTGAACGCCCTGCGCGACTCCGGGGTGATCACCCGGTTCACCATCGAGGTGGACCCACAGGTTCTCGGCCGCGAGCTCGAAGCCCTGATCTTCGTGAAGATCCGCCCGGGAGCCCGCCATCTCATGGCCAATTTTGCCAGCGAGATGAAAACCAAACCTGGAGTTCGACAGCTGTTTTTCCTCGGCGGCGCCGATGACTTTGTCCTGCATGTGGCAGTGCGCAACTCGGCTGACGTCCGCCAATTCGTCCTGGATAACCTCTCGGCGAACCCGGCGGTCGCGACAACTCAGACGTCGCTGGTCTTCGAACATGGGCAGGGGCACGGGGAGTTCTAG
- a CDS encoding DedA family protein yields MIIAESISWLINDAPFGVTFIFFFLGAFARGNATYWVGRGLAKGVEHTRFQKHLHGPVYRRAQKFIGRWGLFAIPLSFLTLGIQSAVNASAGISRMPLRRYLPAVAVGALLWSTIYTTVGLAVFYAWLALDWPWVAGGLALIGVVVLIVLRRRARTRSAQESAPPESSEINC; encoded by the coding sequence ATGATCATCGCCGAGTCCATTTCCTGGCTGATCAACGATGCGCCGTTTGGCGTGACGTTCATCTTCTTCTTCCTTGGGGCCTTTGCCAGGGGCAACGCCACCTATTGGGTGGGCCGCGGACTCGCCAAGGGCGTGGAGCACACCCGGTTCCAGAAGCATCTGCATGGGCCGGTCTACCGCAGGGCGCAGAAATTCATTGGACGTTGGGGCCTCTTCGCCATCCCGCTGAGCTTCCTCACGCTCGGAATCCAGAGTGCGGTCAACGCTTCGGCAGGGATCAGCCGCATGCCGTTGCGCCGCTACCTCCCGGCCGTGGCCGTGGGCGCGCTGCTATGGTCCACTATTTACACCACAGTGGGGCTAGCCGTATTTTATGCCTGGCTGGCTTTGGATTGGCCATGGGTTGCAGGCGGTCTGGCGCTGATCGGCGTGGTCGTGTTGATCGTCTTGCGGCGGCGGGCCCGCACGCGGTCTGCCCAAGAATCAGCGCCCCCGGAATCATCCGAAATCAATTGCTAG
- a CDS encoding non-heme iron oxygenase ferredoxin subunit, which produces MSYRVGSAELVPQGESLLVSASDSGASEDIAIFHAEDGNFYALQDECPHEVASLSEGWIEDCSVECPLHSSTFDLKTGRVQCLPATVDARSYPVNVVDGFLELDF; this is translated from the coding sequence TTGAGCTATCGAGTCGGTTCCGCGGAACTAGTTCCCCAGGGAGAATCGTTGCTGGTCAGCGCCAGTGACAGCGGTGCAAGCGAAGACATTGCGATTTTCCATGCCGAGGACGGCAACTTCTACGCCTTGCAAGATGAGTGCCCCCACGAGGTTGCCTCGCTGTCTGAAGGATGGATCGAGGACTGCTCGGTGGAATGCCCGCTGCACTCGTCGACCTTCGACCTGAAGACCGGCCGGGTCCAGTGCCTGCCGGCGACCGTGGACGCGCGCAGCTACCCGGTGAATGTGGTGGACGGATTCCTGGAGCTCGACTTCTAG
- a CDS encoding TetR/AcrR family transcriptional regulator — MTESGTRRAGRPRKAVLTRERITANALELVSDSGYEHLTMQRLAKSLGVSPSALYNHVDSKHDLMQWIQELVMTDIDTTIFDTEPLTEALVQWATSYRDVFARHIPLIPIIAVLPVSDSPRTLSMYERVAEALKDYGLAENEIIPSIVALESFIFGSAMDTAAPHDIFDTTNHKDLTPHFTQAVAAQRKTQLNTSDDSFQRGLSAMIAGLLSTGSAS; from the coding sequence ATGACCGAATCGGGCACCCGGCGCGCTGGAAGACCGCGCAAAGCGGTACTCACTCGCGAACGCATCACCGCGAACGCGCTAGAACTGGTTTCCGACAGCGGGTACGAGCACCTGACCATGCAACGTCTGGCCAAGTCGCTGGGTGTTTCCCCGTCGGCTTTGTATAACCATGTGGACTCAAAACATGACTTGATGCAGTGGATCCAGGAATTGGTCATGACCGATATCGACACCACAATTTTTGATACTGAGCCACTGACCGAAGCCCTGGTCCAGTGGGCGACGAGCTACCGCGATGTGTTCGCCCGACATATCCCATTGATCCCGATCATCGCAGTGCTTCCGGTCTCGGATTCCCCGCGCACCCTGAGCATGTACGAGCGGGTCGCCGAGGCTCTGAAGGACTACGGCCTGGCTGAAAACGAGATCATTCCAAGCATCGTTGCCTTGGAGTCATTCATCTTCGGCTCCGCGATGGACACCGCGGCACCGCACGATATTTTTGATACGACAAATCACAAGGACCTCACCCCGCACTTCACCCAGGCGGTGGCCGCGCAACGGAAAACCCAGCTGAACACCAGCGACGATTCCTTCCAGCGAGGACTTTCGGCCATGATTGCCGGCCTGCTGAGCACCGGCAGCGCGTCATGA
- a CDS encoding sulfite exporter TauE/SafE family protein has product MHGRRAWFRPEPSVSPAEYAILALTLCAAAGLQGSIGFGAGLVAAPVVGIVQPSLLPAFVICLGAVIGLLSVLRERASVDVPGAGWALAGRIPGSLLGTWLVVILPLELLTWAVALSVLGAVAASFIGWKPVAHRRALLAAGALSGIMGTATSIGGAPMALVLQGQEPARVRGTLSAFFLAGSVISLLMLALAGQVRAEVLATLAALCPMVLAGFLLSGWINRAIDARRQRMLALGFSVLGSLVLIAGLLLP; this is encoded by the coding sequence ATGCACGGGAGGCGGGCCTGGTTCCGGCCGGAGCCTAGCGTGTCGCCGGCCGAGTACGCGATCCTGGCCTTAACGCTGTGCGCGGCGGCCGGACTGCAGGGATCCATTGGATTTGGCGCTGGCCTGGTCGCGGCGCCGGTGGTGGGGATCGTGCAGCCCTCGCTGCTGCCGGCGTTCGTGATCTGCCTCGGCGCGGTCATCGGGCTGCTGTCGGTGCTCCGGGAGCGCGCCAGCGTCGACGTCCCGGGGGCCGGCTGGGCACTGGCCGGGAGGATACCGGGCAGCCTGCTGGGCACGTGGCTGGTGGTCATCCTGCCGCTGGAACTGCTGACCTGGGCTGTGGCGTTGAGCGTGCTCGGCGCCGTTGCGGCCTCATTCATCGGCTGGAAACCGGTCGCCCATCGGCGCGCCCTGCTGGCCGCCGGGGCCCTCTCGGGAATCATGGGCACCGCGACCTCCATCGGCGGCGCCCCCATGGCACTGGTCCTGCAAGGCCAGGAGCCGGCGCGCGTGCGCGGCACGCTCAGCGCCTTCTTCCTGGCCGGCTCCGTCATCTCCCTGCTCATGCTGGCCCTCGCGGGGCAGGTGCGCGCCGAGGTGCTGGCCACCCTGGCCGCCTTGTGCCCGATGGTGCTCGCGGGCTTCCTGCTCTCCGGGTGGATCAACCGTGCCATCGATGCCCGCCGCCAGCGGATGCTGGCCCTGGGATTTTCGGTGCTCGGCTCGCTGGTATTGATCGCCGGTCTGCTGCTGCCCTAG